In Parabacteroides timonensis, the genomic stretch GAACATGAAAAAGATAATATATATAATCGCATTGATCACCTCGGTGACATTTGCCGGATGCTCCGATTTCCTGCAAGAAGATGTAAGGGGACAAGAGAACCTCGATACCTATTTCCAAACGGAGGAAGAAGCCGAATCATTCCTTACCGGTTGTTACAGTGCCCTGACTTATGGCGGCTGGTGGCAAATCAACAAACTATGGCTATTATCGGAAATGTGCAGTGACGACTGTTGGATGGGAAACACGGCACAAGACCAGGGTGACTATATCTCCGTGGCACATTATCAGGGTAACGGACAATCGAACGAAGCGATCGCCAACTTCTGGCAATACCGCTACAAAGGTATTCTGCGTTGCAACATCGCCATCGAGAGAATCCCTGAAGCTTCTATCCTGGATAAAGAGAAACAAAGCAGACTAGTAGCTGAAGCCCGGTTCCTGCGTGCTTTCTATTACTTCGAACTGGTTAAGAACTTTGGAGACGTACCTCTGGTTACCGGTTTTGTCATGCCGGAAGAGGTAGAAGGTATTACCCGCAGCGAAGCAAGTACGATTTATAAGTTTATTGAAGACGACCTCGTGGCTGCTTCCGAAGTGTTGCCGCAACGTAGCGGATATGCCGATACCGAACTGGGACGTGCTACCCGTGGCGCTGCCCTGGGACTTTTGGGAAAGGTCTATTTGTATCAGGATAAGTGGCAGGAAGCCCGCGATGCTTTCAAAACGGTTATCGACGAAGGGGAATACGATCTGCTTGCCGACTTCGGCGATGTATGGTCGATAGATCACAACAACAGCAAAGAATCATTGTTTGAAGTACAGTTCATGTACAGTGAAACATACGCTTTGGGCGGCTCCCTGTCTGTTATTACCGGTATGCGTAACTCGAGTGACCCGGGTGACGGTTGGGCATGGTGTCAACCGACAAGCGACCTCGAAAACGCTTATATCAAAGCAGGTGACGACGAACGCCTGAAATGGACGATCATCAAGACTGGTTGTACCGAAATAGCCGGAGAAGACAACTTCGACGTTTTCGCTGAGAACTCCAAGAAGATGGGTAGCTACGATACGTATATCAAAAAATACGGCTGGGATGAGAATTGCTGCATCGTCGATCCGGAGAAACATAAATCTGCCCGTATCAACCGGAAATTCTTTGTTCCTTATGCCAAACGTCCGGCTAACTACAATACGGACAAGGTTCCTTTGAACCACCGTATCTTACGCTATGCCGATGTATTATTGATGTATGCCGAAGCCTGCAACGAGCTTGGCGATGACGTAACGGCAAGAACAAGTCTCAACAAGGTTCGCAGCCGTGTTCATCTGCCGAATGTAACGGTCAGCGGCAACGATCTGCGTAAGGCCATACGTACGGAACGACGCCTGGAACTGGCACTGGAAAACAACCGTTTATATGATATCCGCCGCTGGAACGACGACAACGGAAAGAAGGTGATCTGCAACCTGATGGGACAGAACGGTTCGTTCGTCCTGTATAATACAGGATCAAATGCCGACATCTACGAATCGGAAAATCAGGGTGAACCCAGCAACAAAGGTATCTCATTCAATGAAACCCGCGATCTGCTGTTCCCGATCCCATTATATGAGATCACCATGTCCGGCGGTTCCATCACACAGAACCCGGGCTGGAATTAAGTAACTCTTCCTCTCTCGAGAGGGGGCAAGGGGTGTGTTATTGCTTTGCCGTACGGCTTGCTTTAACACGCCCCTTATCCCCTAAAATATAGACCTGACTGTATCAGCAGTTCAGGACACTAATGTCAGACCCGACAGCACAGTAGTGCTACCAACACCAGCACAGTAGTGTCATTGACACTGACTTAGTAGTGCTGGAAGTACCGGATAATATCAAACTTACATTTATTCTATAAATATCAACCATGATGACATTTAAATATATCCTCTGTTTACCATTAATAGCTGCTCTCCTGGCTTGCAGCGACGACGGCCCGGACACTCCTGACCCTGGTACTGACGAACCGGGCACAAGCGTAGAGAAATTAGTATCCATCAATGCCGGACAGACTTTTCAAACCCTGGTGGGATTCGGTGCATCCGATTGCTGGATGCCTGCCTATGTGGGTAAATACTGGACTTCCGGCCGCGACAAAATCAGCGAATTGCTTTTCTCTTCTGAAATACAATCCGGCAATCCCAAAGGCATCGGACTCTCCATGTGGCGTGTGAACCTGGGAGGCGGAAGCGCGGGGCAAGGCGACGACAGCGGCATCGAAGACAAATCACGCCGTGCCGAATCGTACCTGACGGATGATCTTTCATTCGACTGGACACGCTGCGAGGGACAGCGTTATTTCATGAACCGTGCCAAAGAGTTCGGCTGCGAAAGTATGGTTCTTTTCAGTAATACACCTCCCGTACAGTACACCTACAACGGCAAAGGCTTCTCCAACCGTGGAGGAACTTCAAACCTGAAGAGCGAACACTATACCGATTTTGCAGCTTATATGGCCGATGTTGCCCGGCATTACCTGAACGAAGGATATCCCGTAACACATATCTCGCCGGTCAATGAACCTCAGTACAACTGGGAAAGCGGCCAGGAAGGAAGTGGCTGGACGAACGACGAAATCGCCCGGCTGGCATGTGAACTCGATAAGGAGCTGACGCAACGCAACCTCTCGACCGAAATACTGCTCGGCGAATCCGGCGACTGGGAATACCTGTATAAAATCAAGAACGACAATAACCGCAGCAACGTCCTCTCCGCCTTCTTCACCCCCGGCTCTTCTGCCTATGTGGGCGATCTGGAACATGTAAAGAAACGGATCTGCGGCCATAGCTACTGGACCGACGGCACCTGGGACGGCATGCGCAACGTTCGCGCACAAGTTGCACAGGCGGCACAGAAACAGGACATCGACGTATGGCAAAGCGAATGGAGCATGCTGGGCGACGGATACAGTTCATCCGAATTTGCCGGATATGACGCGGCGACTGAAATGGATATCGCCCTCTACATGTCCAAAGTGATACATAACGACCTTACCGTAGCAGGTGTATCTTCCTGGAGCTACTGGACTTCAATGGATATGCCCCGCTGGGGACACAAGAACCGCTTTCTACTGATTGCATTGACTCCCGCAGGAGGGATCGAAGGCGATGTGGAACAGGAAGGCTCCTACCAGGCCACCCCTACCCTTTGGGTACTCGGTAATTACAGCCGTTTCATTCGTCCGGGATACCGCAGGGTATCACTGGAACTGAATGAGTCACGCAGCTTCTTCGGTTCGGCCTGGATATCACCCGAAAATGACAAGATCGTTGCCGTCTACACCAACCTATCGGAAAAAGGTGTCCGCCTGAACGAGACCCATACAGGCTGGGACAATGAGATAAAGGAAGTTACGACCTATACCACCACCGCCAATAAAAACCTGAAGGAAAGTACCGTGACCAATAGTGAGCAGGTGGTTCTGGATGCAGAAAGTGTGACTACAGTTGTGTATAATCTTAAATAATTGTTTGATATGAAGAATGTTCTATTTGTAGCCATTATCTCCGTAATGGCCTTCTTTACAACCATTCCGGCAAGCGCACAGGTTTCATTTGGCGACCCTGTGAAATTCAACGACGGATGGTTATTCCGTCTGCAGGATGATTCTACTGCCGTCGGAACTGATTACAATGACAGTGAATGGCGAAAACTCTCTCTGCCGCACGATTGGTCTGTCGAAGGCCAGCTATCCCCGTCACTCGCCAGCTGCACCGGTTATCTGCCCGGCGGGATAGGGTGGTATCGCAAGCATTTCAATATTACGGACAAGGCAGCCCGTCATTATATCTATTTTGAAGGGGTGTATAACCGTAGCGAAGTCTATCTGAACGGTCACCTGCTCGGCAAACGCCCGAACGGCTACGTTTCGTTCCTTTACGACATGACCCCTTACCTGAAAGAGGGCGACAACGTATTGAGCGTACGGGTAGACCACAGCCGCTATGCCGATTCGCGCTGGTACACCGGCTCGGGCATATACCGCGATGTATGGCTGGTCTCCGCTCCTGAAATACATTTTGCCCAATGGGGCATCGGCTGGCATGCCACCTCCCTGACCGACCGACAGGCTACCATAGCCGTCGATATGGAAGTGGAAAAAAACAGAGCGACA encodes the following:
- a CDS encoding glycoside hydrolase → MTFKYILCLPLIAALLACSDDGPDTPDPGTDEPGTSVEKLVSINAGQTFQTLVGFGASDCWMPAYVGKYWTSGRDKISELLFSSEIQSGNPKGIGLSMWRVNLGGGSAGQGDDSGIEDKSRRAESYLTDDLSFDWTRCEGQRYFMNRAKEFGCESMVLFSNTPPVQYTYNGKGFSNRGGTSNLKSEHYTDFAAYMADVARHYLNEGYPVTHISPVNEPQYNWESGQEGSGWTNDEIARLACELDKELTQRNLSTEILLGESGDWEYLYKIKNDNNRSNVLSAFFTPGSSAYVGDLEHVKKRICGHSYWTDGTWDGMRNVRAQVAQAAQKQDIDVWQSEWSMLGDGYSSSEFAGYDAATEMDIALYMSKVIHNDLTVAGVSSWSYWTSMDMPRWGHKNRFLLIALTPAGGIEGDVEQEGSYQATPTLWVLGNYSRFIRPGYRRVSLELNESRSFFGSAWISPENDKIVAVYTNLSEKGVRLNETHTGWDNEIKEVTTYTTTANKNLKESTVTNSEQVVLDAESVTTVVYNLK
- a CDS encoding RagB/SusD family nutrient uptake outer membrane protein; translation: MKKIIYIIALITSVTFAGCSDFLQEDVRGQENLDTYFQTEEEAESFLTGCYSALTYGGWWQINKLWLLSEMCSDDCWMGNTAQDQGDYISVAHYQGNGQSNEAIANFWQYRYKGILRCNIAIERIPEASILDKEKQSRLVAEARFLRAFYYFELVKNFGDVPLVTGFVMPEEVEGITRSEASTIYKFIEDDLVAASEVLPQRSGYADTELGRATRGAALGLLGKVYLYQDKWQEARDAFKTVIDEGEYDLLADFGDVWSIDHNNSKESLFEVQFMYSETYALGGSLSVITGMRNSSDPGDGWAWCQPTSDLENAYIKAGDDERLKWTIIKTGCTEIAGEDNFDVFAENSKKMGSYDTYIKKYGWDENCCIVDPEKHKSARINRKFFVPYAKRPANYNTDKVPLNHRILRYADVLLMYAEACNELGDDVTARTSLNKVRSRVHLPNVTVSGNDLRKAIRTERRLELALENNRLYDIRRWNDDNGKKVICNLMGQNGSFVLYNTGSNADIYESENQGEPSNKGISFNETRDLLFPIPLYEITMSGGSITQNPGWN